In Ananas comosus cultivar F153 linkage group 10, ASM154086v1, whole genome shotgun sequence, the following proteins share a genomic window:
- the LOC109716395 gene encoding probable F-box protein At1g60180, translating into MALGSARSIEELHPDVVALALRRLDGAALAAASCASARLRELASDPALWRDLCLATWPSLRHPGLLSAAAAASPRRLFSDASPFPVPKPSSPPLLLGPAPPPPRELISAVDLYRGGAPLLSRVVATDASSPWFLGSPFRIDALDRKSPPPPPAAAAACPAAELELSWILIDPARGRAVNLSSRRPVAVGRHWYTGETLIRYATVAGEFLIEATVTLGEETGHVREVSLRVGDADGAAVCGGDSLVILRGLMEGERRRRRSGGGEEEEEAKRRYDEFVKRKRNRKAAEARKELLLDFCCSAVGAAVFLAIVLTALLR; encoded by the coding sequence ATGGCGCTCGGATCCGCGAGGAGCATCGAGGAGCTCCACCCGGACGTGGTGGCGCTCGCGCTCCGGCGACTCGACGGGGCGGCGCTCGCGGCGGCGAGCTGCGCCTCGGCGCGGCTCCGCGAGCTAGCCTCCGACCCCGCGCTGTGGCGCGACCTCTGCCTCGCCACGTGGCCCTCCCTCCGCCACCCCGgcctcctctccgccgccgccgccgcctcgccccgCCGCCTCTTCTCCGACGCGTCCCCGTTCCCCGTCCCCAAACCCTCGTCGCCGCCGCTCCTCCTCGGACccgccccccctcccccccgcGAGCTCATCTCCGCCGTCGATCTCTACCGCGGGGGCGCCCCGCTCCTCTCCCGCGTCGTCGCCACCGACGCCTCCTCCCCCTGGTTCCTCGGCTCCCCCTTCCGCATCGACGCCCTCGACCGCAagtccccgccgccgcctccggcggcggcggcggcgtgccCGGCGGCGGAGCTGGAGCTGAGCTGGATCCTGATCGACCCGGCGCGGGGGCGCGCGGTGAACCTCTCGAGCCGCCGCCCCGTCGCCGTGGGCCGCCACTGGTACACGGGCGAAACCCTAATCCGGTACGCGACCGTGGCGGGGGAGTTCCTCATAGAGGCGACGGTCACGCTCGGGGAGGAGACGGGGCACGTGCGCGAGGTGAGCCTCCGCGTGGGGGACGCGGACGGGGCCGCGGTGTGCGGCGGGGACAGTTTGGTGATTCTGAGGGGTTTAatggagggggagaggaggaggaggaggagcggaggaggagaagaggaggaggaggcgaagcGGCGATACGACGAGTTCGTGAAGCGGAAGCGGAATCGAAAAGCCGCGGAGGCGCGAAAAGAGCTTCTCCTCGACTTTTGCTGCAGCGCGGTTGGGGCCGCGGTTTTTTTGGCCATCGTGTTAACCGCGCTTCTCAGGTGA
- the LOC109716396 gene encoding B3 domain-containing protein Os11g0156000-like, with amino-acid sequence MTTNPIPPHYPQTWYWEPSMMSSYNHYHYPGIDYEKEHLFEKHLTPSDVGKLNRLVIPKQHAEKHFPLDAEAGEKGLILSFDDEAGKPWQFRYSYWSSSQSYVLTKGWSRYVKEKRLDAGDVVAFGRSRAGAGDRLFIIGCRRSGGHDDAHVPWSSSSSSHVYLRSPVQQDNCYNLRAGGHKDRPADSPVPASAPAPENPRRLRLFGVNLECGPDLQESESACLGFDFMNESHCPPISSVPNYWMSP; translated from the exons ATGACCACAAACCCAATCCCACCACACTACCCACAAACTTGGTATTGGGAGCCATCCATGATGAGCTCCTACAACCATTACCACTACCCGGGAATAGACTACGAGAAAGAGCACTTGTTCGAGAAGCACTTGACCCCCAGCGACGTCGGGAAGCTGAACAGGCTAGTGATTCCGAAACAGCACGCCGAGAAGCACTTTCCGCTGGACGCAGAAGCCGGCGAGAAAGGCCTCATACTCAGCTTCGACGACGAAGCGGGGAAGCCGTGGCAATTCCGGTACTCGTATTGGAGCAGTAGCCAAAGCTACGTGCTCACTAAAGGGTGGAGTAGATATGTTAAGGAGAAGCGGCTCGACGCGGGGGACGTCGTCGCCTTCGGACGCTCGCGTGCCGGCGCCGGAGACCGCCTCTTCATCATCGGGTGCAGGCGGAGCGGCGGGCACGACGACGCGCACGTGCCGTGGAGCTCGTCGTCGAGCTCCCATGTGTACCTCCGTAGCCCGGTGCAACAAGATAACTGTTACAACCTTCGTGCAG GAGGCCATAAAGATCGACCAGCGGACAGTCCGGTGCCGGCATCGGCGCCGGCACCAGAAAACCCTAGAAGGCTCAGATTGTTCGGCGTGAATCTCGAGTGCGGGCCGGACCTACAGGAGTCGGAATCGGCGTGCTTAGGGTTCGATTTTATGAACGAGAGCCATTGCCCACCAATCTCTTCAGTTCCAAATTATTG GATGAGCCCTTAG